The Salvelinus namaycush isolate Seneca chromosome 5, SaNama_1.0, whole genome shotgun sequence genome segment TATGCTCACATGAATGGCTGGACAAACAGTGCGTACTCCCTCATGCAGGACCAGTTGGCCTACCCTCCGCATCACAGCATGAACAGCCCTCAGATCCAGCAGATGCACCGGTATGAGATGGCAGGGCTCCAGTACCCCATGATGTCCTCGGCGCAGACCTACATGAACGCAGCGTCCACGTACAGCATGTCCCCAGCATACACGCAGCAGACCTCCAACGCCATGGGCTTGGGCTCCATGGCATCCGTGTGCAAGACTGAGCCGAGCTCACCTCCACCGGCGATTACCTCCCACTCCCAGAGAGCGTGTTTGGGGGATCTGAGGGATATGATCAGCATGTACCTGCCTCCCGGTGGAGACGGCGCGGATCACTCTTCCCTTCAGACCAGTCGGTTACACAGTGTACATCCGCACTATCAGACCGCGGGGACTGGCGTGAACGGAACGCTACCCCTAACCCACATTTGAGAAAATGACTAAACTTAAGTACTTCGGATACTTGAACATTTTGATTGCTAAAAGAGTCGACGTTCAGTAGTTTTGTTTAAAAcaatgaaattgtattttttatctC includes the following:
- the LOC120047468 gene encoding transcription factor Sox-3-like; amino-acid sequence: MYNMMETEIKSPLPQSNSGSAAGNKNNSANDQDRVKRPMNAFMVWSRGQRRKMAQENPKMHNSEISKRLGADWKLLTDAEKRPFIDEAKRLRAMHMKEHPDYKYRPRRKTKTLLKKDKYSLPGGLLAPGANAVNNGVSVGQRMDSYAHMNGWTNSAYSLMQDQLAYPPHHSMNSPQIQQMHRYEMAGLQYPMMSSAQTYMNAASTYSMSPAYTQQTSNAMGLGSMASVCKTEPSSPPPAITSHSQRACLGDLRDMISMYLPPGGDGADHSSLQTSRLHSVHPHYQTAGTGVNGTLPLTHI